From a region of the Helianthus annuus cultivar XRQ/B chromosome 5, HanXRQr2.0-SUNRISE, whole genome shotgun sequence genome:
- the LOC110943694 gene encoding putative uncharacterized protein DDB_G0279653, which yields MHTRNSGRTSPLVYEPEIKRVARRNLASRLEATLASNQTIETPQFTSSIETNSMANQNSTQNQNQNPHQFQYRGTFNPSPNVQPIPQEQPGGNNSRPPTPPFQTRGPNNNQRTPPHQNLNRQNPLPTNLDDRNVNSDRRGNRDRDNPANEDPFFNIDDLRDAIPDDEPFSVPSYQSPEHVSVHTENSDDGGYYDDRANDDEDWGYVNRGNIYNARGFEDDEFGYQNANFVGNDDYGYGNVRNDGYGNNRQPRNNNPRNRDDGYYNNNNNANRNRIPQFVGGGNKGGDRRGDQRDNQRPVDQEVNGLRRHQQPPQGVNDRFRLVVTDNDSPIVCERRMFDCKPHYINILPHFNGRSNDEPYTHLAEFSSICSTIGGGIILHWRRSSFDYFSFR from the coding sequence atgcatacgcgaAACTCGGGGAGGACTTCAccgttagtctacgaaccggaaatcaaAAGAGTAGCAAGAAGAAACTTAGCAAGCCgattagaagcaactcttgcttctaatcaaaccattgaaacaccACAATTTACATCATCTATTGAGACCaattcaatggcaaaccaaaaTTCCacccaaaatcaaaaccaaaatccACACCAATTCCAATACCGAGGAACCTTCAATCCCAGCCCAAACgttcaacctatacctcaagaacaaccgggtggCAACAACTCTAGACCACCCACACCGCCTTTCCAAACCCGCGGCCCAAATAACAACCAAAGAACACCTCCACATCAAAACCTCAACCGACAAAACCCTTTACCCACCAACCTTGACGACCGAAACGTTAACTCCGATcgtagaggtaaccgtgatcgTGACAATCCCGCGAATGAAGACCCATTCTTCAATATCGACGATTTGAGAGACGCTATCCCCGATGACGAACCATTTAGTGTTCCcagttatcaatcgccggaacatgtgAGTGTTCACACGGAAAATTCGGATGATGGGGGATATTACGATGATCGagctaatgatgatgaagattgggggtATGTGAACAGAGGTAACATCTACAATGCTAGAGGTTTTGAAGATGATGAGTTTGGCTACCAAAACGCCAACTTTGTGGGGAATGATGACTACGGGTATGGGAATGTTAGAAATGACGGTTATGGAAATAACCGCCAGCCACGAAACAATAATCCAAGGAACCGGGATGACGGTTattacaacaataacaacaatgctaACCGTAACCGGATTCCCCAATTCGTGGGGGGTGGTAATAAAGGTGGAGATAGAAGAGGTGACCAAAGGGATAATCAAAGGCCGGTTGATCAAGAAGTGAACGGCCTGCGTCGTCATCAACAACCCCCACagggagtaaatgaccgttttAGGCTTGTGGTCACCGACAATGACTCTCCAATAGTTTGTGAAAGAAGGATGTTCGATTGCAAGCCCCactacatcaacatacttccccACTTCAACGGGAGGTCCAATGATGAACCGTACACTCATTTGGCGGAGTTTTCGTCTATATGTAGCACTATCGGGGGGGGCATAATTTTGCATTGGAGGAGGTCAAGCTTCGATTATTTCAGTTTTCGCTAA
- the LOC110943693 gene encoding uncharacterized protein LOC110943693: MAKTDDARDEIRSFRQLSREPLHEAFTRFKELIRKCLHHQIERWELVKCFVGGLDDETWNRLESASNGTLLSNHEDDDWEFLERMSKRSKAKESADRAKKHPTSRSWPDRDVNSKDRIETLERELACMKKREVNAVQYAVCEECGDIGHRTENCQATVEVNQVYGDRRQYDMNSNTYHLGLRNHPNFRYGNFSNQMNPNFQSGNQGGYSHQTRQRGYNQDGHGSTNNQGGGGDLNAKIDVMLSMMQKSKKENEIRDKSHEALAKQVGQLAEEMAQMRGSMGKLPGDTTVNPKHQGSNTSNVRNARVNAVSILLNDEVCSVESIPPPQLVDGVVENINDELEIEKEQETTSQSKIENVTKKSFCENCLNQLNPINVSKFEERCPPKDERWENFKQAKINLPLLDDIKKVPAHVECLKELSIEKRHNKLPEPVDLISHVSVVLSSALPQKAQDSGDSLITIQIGTFKIERVLLDLGACVSILPGNSHASKGVVEDVTVKVDDCYYPVDFLVVDYVGCVEDTQLVVILGRPFLATANAIINCATGTVSMKFGVRELNLNFFPNFTNPLGEDKFPKKDMNPNKKVCAMVGRFGEIRKKMVKKKKAKKSPLEKKKEEEVRKFRPFGNKWYESPVGDFEEFVGGKHDIRPP; this comes from the exons ATGGCGaagaccgacgatgctagagatgaaattcggtctTTTCGCCAACTTTCGAGGGAACCGTTACATGAAGCATTCACTCGATTCAAGGAATTGATCCGGAAGTGCCTACATCATCAAATCGAAAGGTGGGAGTTGGTTAAATGCTTCGTGGGGGGTTTAGATGATGAGACGTGGAACCGCCTTGAATCGGCCAGTAATGGAACTCTATTAAGCAATCACGAGGATGACGATTGGGAGTTCCTAGAAAGAATGAGTAAAAGGTCAAAAGCGAAAGAGTCAGCTGATCGAGCCAAAAAGCACCCCACCTCAAGGTCTTGGCCCGATCGTGATGTGAATTCTAAGGATCGAATTGAAACGTTAGAGCGGGAGTTGGCTTGCATGAAGAAAAGAGAAGTGAATGCGGTGCAATACGCCGTATGTGAGGAATGCGGAGACATCGGTCACCGGACCGAGAATTGTCAAGCCACCGTGGAGGTGAATCAAGTGTATGGGGACCGAaggcaatatgacatgaactccaacacttatcACCTCGGGTTGAGGAACCATCCTAACTTTAGGTATGGTAATTTCTCCaaccaaatgaacccgaatttccaatcgggaaATCAAGGTGGGTATTCGCACCAAACTCGCCAAAGAGGTTACAACCAAGATGGTCACGGGTCGACGAATAATCAAGGAGGTGGTGGTGATTTGAATGCAAAGATAGATGTAATGCTTTCAATGATGCAAAAGTCCAAGAAAGAGAATGAAATTCGGGACAAATCGCATGAAGCATTAGCAAAACAAGTGGGCCAACTTGCGGAGGAAATGGCTCAAATGAGGGGAAGCATGGGAAAGCTCCCAGGTGACACTACAGTGAACCCGAAGCATCAAGGTTCAAACACAAGCAACGTGAGGAATGCTCGCGTTAACGCGGTAAGTATTCTTTTAAATGATGAAGTTTGTAGTGTTGAAAGCATTCCACCACCACAATTAGTTGATGGTGTAGTGGAAAATATAAATGATGAGCTGGaaattgaaaaggaacaagaaACGACTTCACAAAGTAAAATTGAAAATGTAActaaaaaatctttttgtgaaaattgtttaaatcaaCTTAACCCGATTAATGTATCAAAATTTGAAGAACGTTGCCCACCAAAGGACGAGAGGTGGGAAAATTTTAAACAAGCAAAAATTAATTTACCATTACTCGATGACATTAAAAAGGTTCCGGCTCATGTGGAATGCTTAAAGGAGTTAAGCATCGAAAAACGGCACAACAAATTACCCGAACCGGTTGATTTGATATCTCATGTTAGTGTCGTTCTATCGAGTGCCCTTCCTCAAAAAGCTCAAGATTCGGGAGACTCTCTTATTACAATTCAAATTGGAACCTTCAAAATTGAGAGGGTGCTCCTCGATCTTGGAGCTTGTGTGAGCATTTTACCCGgga ACTCCCACGCATCCAAGGGGGTGGTGGAGGATGTGACTGTTAAGGTGGATGATTGCTACTACCCAGTTGACTTTTTGGTAGTAGACTATGTTGGGTGTGTTGAGGACACCCAACTGGTAGTTATCTTGGGTAGACCGTTCTTGGCAACTGCTAATGCCATAATAAATTGTGCAACGGGAACGGTAAGCATGAAGTTTGGGGTCCGggaattaaatttaaatttttttccaAATTTCACTAACCCGCTCGGTGAGGATAAGTTTCCTAAAAAGGACATGAATCCAAACAAAAAGGTGTGTGCTATGGTTGGTAGGTTTGGAGAAATAAGGAAGAAAATGGTCAAGAAAAAGAAGGCGAAAAAGTCACCTctagaaaagaagaaggaagaggAGGTGAGGAAGTTTAGACCGTTTGGCAACAAATGGTATGAATCACCGGTGGGTGATTTCGAGGAGTTTGTAGGCGGAAAGCATGACATTCGACCACCATGA